In [Leptolyngbya] sp. PCC 7376, a genomic segment contains:
- a CDS encoding 2Fe-2S iron-sulfur cluster-binding protein encodes MPKIIFGDQIITCDVGENLRKVLLKHNAALYNGKANIINCMGIGSCGTCAVEIEGELPERNWKEKARLSFPPHNPEKQRRLACQITVENDLTITKYDGFWGQGDRRLF; translated from the coding sequence ATGCCAAAGATTATTTTCGGCGATCAAATCATTACCTGTGACGTAGGAGAAAACCTTCGTAAAGTTCTCCTCAAGCATAATGCAGCCCTCTATAACGGCAAAGCAAATATCATCAACTGTATGGGGATTGGTTCTTGTGGAACTTGTGCTGTCGAGATTGAGGGGGAGTTACCGGAGAGAAATTGGAAAGAAAAAGCGCGGCTTTCTTTCCCTCCCCATAACCCGGAGAAACAGCGCCGCCTAGCTTGCCAAATCACAGTTGAAAATGATCTGACGATCACAAAATATGATGGTTTTTGGGGACAGGGCGATCGCCGCCTATTTTAG
- a CDS encoding CHAT domain-containing protein, which produces MLVLFRSNISFFLLAIPTLPFVFLEPQQQAIAQITPAGDGTGTIVNQTGSDFEILGGSLSGDTANLFHNFSDFNLSPSQSATFFADPNIQNILSRISGGNPSFIDGLLRVNESDANLFLVNPAGLIFGANAQLDIGGSFTATTSTRIGFGEDFLQSFGTNNYAALNGNPTSFVFDDATGMILNQGNLAVPANESLWLVGSSVLNLGTLSAPNGNISLTAIPEQRQIKISQPGNLLSLALDAAPIGGTLLPNDLQVFTTTDLPQYLTGSSETVSVGETGEVSLKQNGENIAFNAGDVGIAGTVQADTVQLMATGRVTPTDFSLIEAGESSRGGLTVVRFRDNLEDSLGYTFIDQRADNPDQLLFGGESGTIATIVLKQEAGLDAVTNALLEFAATGETLDAINIVAEGNEGYFWLGSDLVDGATLEAYQAQLQQWRSVLGNGADLLLYSCFTALGMDGEALLTQLAELTETDVAASLDVTGSAEFDGNWDLEYSTGDIEASNPFTLETLATWEGRLATILVQNLNDNGPDSLREAFSAAVAGDLIIPTISGNVVLTTGEIAWTTDNLVLDGTGQFFAVDGNGSSRIFNILAPTATIEDITIRNGSAFNGGGIFTAGTGIVNINNSIISGNTASTGAGIYTNIATVNINSSTVSGNMASLNGGGIQNSLGTVNINNSTIENNSASNLGGGISNDGTVNINSSTISGNTSSFFGGGIYNAGTGIIDVNDSNISNNDASAGGGASNFGSLTINNSSIFSNSASSGSGGGIDNVGTVNINNSTISGNTATTSGGGIYDLSGIVNINNSTISGNSTQPAGGGGVRRAGGGTANLTNSIITNSIGGDWSGATPTVFGFNLVQDGSVAGAGVLNVDPLLAPLGDYGGSETGDPNTGTTPLQTHLLLPSSPAFDVGDDSFVSSSFEQRGGDRQVGIVDLGAVEFQGTELFILAGDNQTALTNTAFSQELIVFAEEAIFGNSLEGIDVDFLAPVTGASTNPIDFFTVTDIFGEAAFPASANGIVGAFDVFVFADTGIVVFTLNNTDDVTLVSEGETFTDPFIDLFLDPFLNSFFEDSDFIIEEDTGIFGEGSEGIDTVDSSEVIAEGIDDSSITADNPEEGSDGVDNEDSEIGGTTPEVGGQNKPDAIVTNGDTFLTAEVEQAAEYGDYLGQNLPSPFTPEQSQSLLGNLDAQTDTKTAYLSLRFRPISNNLASDNEPQSVQLSRTKNNHKIDTLKPWLGQIPGQTNGEDPLEVIITTANDEIVVKTLPITRRQLKQLERELLRVAITPNQIFRRRLDRALESIHQQVFEPIEETLREEEISNLLISLGRDLRSVPWAALYDGEQYLIEKYSLSITPNLSLTDTSYRPLHDREMLAMGASSFSELNDLPAVPTELELITQQFDNSRYFLNEEFTEENLLAARDEINPGIIHLATHASFQGGNLQNSYIQLWGEEQLAISEMKQLQWFREPPVELLVLSACQTALGNPEAELGFGGLAIQAGVRSAVASLWEVSDVGTMALMSEFYQNLRDPNIRTKAEALRQAQIALIRGDVRIDGNQLRGGTRSPYSIELSGNFTAPTSNSLAHPYYWSAFTLIGSPW; this is translated from the coding sequence GTGCTCGTTTTGTTTCGCTCCAATATTTCTTTTTTTCTGCTTGCTATTCCAACGTTGCCCTTCGTTTTTCTGGAGCCCCAGCAACAGGCGATCGCCCAAATTACCCCAGCAGGGGATGGCACAGGTACCATTGTCAACCAAACTGGCTCAGACTTTGAGATTCTGGGCGGTAGCCTATCCGGTGATACCGCAAATCTTTTCCATAATTTTTCCGACTTTAATTTATCTCCGAGCCAAAGCGCGACTTTCTTTGCCGACCCTAATATTCAAAATATTCTTTCCAGAATCAGTGGTGGCAATCCCTCTTTTATTGATGGTTTACTACGGGTCAATGAAAGCGATGCCAACTTATTTCTCGTCAATCCTGCTGGCCTGATTTTTGGCGCTAATGCTCAGCTTGATATTGGCGGTAGTTTCACTGCAACAACGTCCACAAGAATTGGCTTTGGCGAAGACTTTCTCCAGAGTTTTGGTACTAATAACTATGCTGCCCTGAACGGAAACCCCACCAGTTTTGTGTTTGACGATGCGACAGGCATGATTCTCAATCAAGGGAATCTCGCAGTGCCAGCTAATGAGTCACTATGGTTGGTGGGCAGTAGCGTACTCAATCTGGGGACTTTGTCTGCACCCAATGGCAATATCAGTTTGACTGCCATCCCAGAACAACGACAAATCAAAATATCCCAACCCGGTAATTTACTGTCCCTAGCTCTCGATGCTGCACCTATTGGCGGAACGCTTCTCCCTAATGATCTGCAAGTCTTCACCACAACCGATCTACCGCAATATCTGACAGGTTCTAGTGAAACAGTTTCAGTTGGTGAGACTGGAGAAGTTTCTCTCAAACAAAATGGAGAAAATATTGCTTTTAATGCTGGTGATGTTGGCATTGCCGGGACAGTTCAAGCCGATACCGTGCAATTGATGGCGACTGGGCGTGTGACTCCCACTGATTTTTCTCTAATTGAAGCAGGTGAATCCAGTCGTGGCGGTTTAACCGTTGTGCGTTTCCGAGATAATTTGGAAGATTCGCTTGGTTATACATTTATTGATCAGCGGGCTGATAATCCTGACCAACTACTTTTCGGTGGTGAATCGGGAACCATTGCAACCATCGTTTTGAAACAAGAAGCTGGTTTAGATGCCGTTACCAATGCTCTCTTAGAATTTGCTGCAACGGGTGAAACTCTCGATGCGATCAATATCGTTGCAGAAGGTAATGAAGGTTATTTTTGGCTCGGTAGTGACTTAGTTGATGGTGCAACCCTAGAAGCCTATCAAGCTCAACTACAACAGTGGCGATCGGTTTTGGGGAATGGCGCAGATTTGTTACTCTATAGTTGTTTTACCGCTTTGGGGATGGATGGCGAAGCGCTACTCACTCAGTTGGCAGAGCTAACTGAGACAGACGTTGCTGCCTCTTTAGATGTCACTGGTAGTGCTGAATTTGATGGAAATTGGGATCTGGAATATAGCACTGGCGATATCGAAGCGAGTAACCCTTTCACCCTAGAAACTCTTGCCACTTGGGAAGGAAGATTAGCGACGATCCTCGTTCAAAATCTAAATGATAATGGCCCTGATTCTTTACGTGAGGCATTTTCTGCGGCCGTAGCTGGAGATTTAATTATCCCTACAATCTCAGGGAATGTTGTGCTAACCACAGGAGAAATCGCCTGGACAACGGATAATTTGGTCTTAGATGGAACAGGACAATTTTTTGCGGTTGATGGCAATGGTTCCAGCCGAATTTTTAATATTCTTGCACCTACTGCCACGATTGAAGACATAACAATTCGGAATGGTTCTGCATTCAATGGTGGTGGGATTTTTACCGCTGGAACAGGAATAGTAAACATTAATAACTCTATTATTTCTGGTAATACAGCAAGTACTGGTGCTGGCATTTACACTAATATTGCAACGGTAAATATCAATAGTTCTACTGTTTCTGGCAATATGGCTTCCCTTAATGGAGGAGGTATTCAAAATAGCTTGGGAACAGTAAATATTAATAATTCCACTATTGAGAATAATTCTGCCTCTAATTTAGGTGGAGGAATTAGTAATGATGGAACAGTAAATATTAATAGTTCCACTATCTCTGGTAATACATCTAGTTTCTTCGGAGGAGGAATTTATAATGCTGGAACAGGAATAATAGATGTTAATGATTCTAATATCTCTAATAATGACGCTTCTGCTGGTGGAGGAGCTTCTAATTTTGGTTCACTAACTATTAATAACTCTAGTATTTTTTCTAATTCTGCTTCTTCAGGTTCAGGTGGAGGTATTGACAACGTTGGAACAGTAAACATCAATAATTCCACTATCTCTGGTAATACTGCTACGACTTCTGGAGGGGGAATTTACGATCTCAGTGGAATAGTAAACATCAATAATTCCACTATCTCTGGTAACTCTACACAACCTGCTGGAGGTGGAGGAGTACGCAGAGCAGGAGGAGGCACAGCCAATCTTACAAATAGTATTATTACCAATAGCATTGGGGGAGATTGGAGTGGAGCAACGCCGACTGTCTTTGGATTTAATCTTGTACAAGATGGTAGTGTTGCAGGCGCTGGAGTACTGAATGTAGATCCGCTACTTGCTCCGTTGGGAGACTATGGTGGCTCTGAAACTGGTGACCCCAATACTGGCACAACTCCTCTACAAACACATTTATTGCTCCCCAGTAGTCCTGCCTTTGATGTTGGTGATGATTCTTTTGTTTCGAGTTCTTTTGAGCAGCGAGGTGGCGATCGCCAAGTTGGGATAGTTGACTTAGGAGCAGTGGAATTTCAGGGGACTGAACTCTTTATCCTTGCAGGCGATAATCAGACCGCACTCACCAATACAGCGTTTTCTCAAGAGTTAATTGTTTTTGCCGAAGAGGCCATTTTTGGTAATTCATTAGAAGGAATCGATGTTGATTTCCTTGCCCCTGTTACTGGAGCCAGCACTAATCCTATCGATTTTTTCACCGTCACTGATATTTTTGGTGAAGCTGCTTTTCCTGCCAGTGCGAACGGGATTGTTGGAGCTTTTGATGTTTTCGTATTTGCGGATACTGGTATCGTCGTGTTTACGCTCAACAATACAGATGATGTCACTTTAGTAAGTGAAGGTGAAACTTTCACTGATCCTTTTATTGATCTATTTTTAGACCCATTTCTTAATTCATTTTTCGAAGACTCCGATTTTATCATCGAAGAAGATACTGGCATTTTTGGAGAAGGCTCTGAAGGCATTGATACTGTAGACAGTTCGGAGGTGATCGCCGAAGGGATAGATGACAGTAGTATCACTGCCGATAATCCAGAAGAAGGTTCTGATGGAGTCGATAATGAAGACTCTGAGATCGGAGGAACCACACCAGAGGTTGGTGGACAAAATAAGCCAGATGCCATTGTTACAAATGGAGACACATTTCTGACTGCAGAAGTCGAACAAGCTGCAGAATATGGTGATTATTTGGGACAAAATTTGCCGTCTCCTTTCACTCCAGAACAATCACAAAGTCTCCTCGGGAATCTTGATGCACAAACAGACACAAAAACTGCTTATCTTTCTTTACGCTTTCGTCCGATAAGTAACAATTTGGCGTCAGATAATGAGCCACAAAGTGTACAGCTTAGTCGCACTAAAAATAATCACAAAATAGATACGCTCAAACCTTGGTTAGGTCAAATTCCAGGGCAAACAAATGGCGAAGATCCCCTTGAGGTGATTATCACGACTGCTAACGATGAAATTGTGGTGAAAACGCTTCCCATCACTCGCAGACAACTCAAACAGCTCGAACGTGAACTCCTCAGAGTTGCGATAACGCCTAATCAAATTTTTCGGCGACGTCTAGATCGCGCCTTAGAAAGCATTCATCAACAAGTGTTTGAGCCGATTGAAGAAACATTGCGAGAGGAAGAGATCAGTAATTTATTGATTTCCTTAGGACGAGATTTACGGAGTGTGCCTTGGGCTGCTTTATATGATGGAGAGCAATATCTCATCGAAAAATATAGTCTGAGTATCACCCCTAATCTGAGTTTGACAGATACCAGCTATCGCCCCCTGCATGACCGAGAGATGTTGGCGATGGGGGCATCTAGTTTCTCTGAGCTGAATGATTTGCCTGCTGTGCCAACAGAATTAGAGCTGATTACGCAGCAATTTGATAATTCTCGTTATTTTCTAAATGAAGAGTTTACGGAAGAGAATTTGCTTGCTGCTCGCGATGAGATTAATCCCGGCATTATTCATCTGGCTACTCATGCCAGTTTTCAAGGCGGTAATCTCCAGAACTCCTATATTCAACTTTGGGGTGAAGAGCAATTGGCAATTAGTGAAATGAAGCAATTGCAATGGTTTCGAGAGCCGCCTGTGGAGCTGTTGGTGCTGAGTGCTTGTCAAACAGCTTTGGGAAATCCGGAGGCAGAGCTGGGTTTTGGTGGACTGGCAATTCAGGCAGGGGTACGTTCTGCTGTGGCCAGCCTCTGGGAGGTGAGTGATGTGGGCACAATGGCGCTGATGAGTGAGTTTTATCAAAATCTGCGCGACCCTAATATTCGTACTAAAGCTGAAGCGCTACGACAGGCCCAAATCGCGCTTATTCGTGGTGATGTGAGGATTGATGGCAATCAGCTACGGGGCGGTACTCGTTCTCCTTATTCGATAGAGCTATCGGGTAATTTCACTGCTCCAACATCTAATTCCCTTGCTCATCCTTACTATTGGTCAGCGTTTACGTTGATTGGTAGTCCTTGGTAG
- a CDS encoding thiamine pyrophosphate-dependent enzyme has product MANTSTQWFKVLAPDELPEGRVKTVIAGHKGLALTHYDGQYGALDNRCPHQGGPLGEGSIENGLLRCPWHGWDYCPLTGQSPGAFDDDDALETFPVEVREDGVYVGLPVEDPHTRTVSDVMAETMVNWGVTHVFGMVGHSNLGLADALRRQEEQGNITFFGIRHEGAAAFAAAAYGKLTGRPAACLTIAGPGATNLLTGMWDAKVDRSPILALTGQVNSQVLGTGNFQECDLGAAFSGVAAWSQTVLSHSKHAELMTLAVKNALLQRDVSHLIFPDEVQVQAAVDVPASSPTGRITPLQIAPPPDALQKAIARLKQSRRPVIIVGHGSRFNMPAIIELAELLGAPILTTFKAKGQISDRHPLGCGVLGRSGTPIASWFMNESDLLLVFGASFSNHTGISAKKPIIQVDFDPLALGKFHPVEVPVWGEISIVVEQLKTALTGQVNTENRREEIADRWAIWREEKIRREADDRGQGLGSAAIFAAMTRQIPANAVISVDVGNNTYSFGRYFECEAQSVLMSGYLGSIGFSFPAAMGAWAAAGHERPIVSVSGDGGFGQYLAEFTTAVKYDMNITHFLVNNSQLGKISKEQRAGEWDVWQTSLHNPDFSKYAEICGGLGIRVTKKEELDDAMQRALEYKGPALVEMIADAELI; this is encoded by the coding sequence ATGGCAAATACTTCAACTCAATGGTTCAAAGTTTTAGCACCAGACGAATTGCCGGAGGGTCGTGTCAAAACGGTGATTGCCGGACATAAAGGTCTCGCTCTAACCCATTACGATGGTCAATATGGTGCCTTGGATAATCGCTGTCCGCACCAGGGTGGGCCTTTAGGGGAAGGTTCGATTGAGAATGGTTTGTTGCGCTGTCCTTGGCATGGCTGGGATTATTGCCCTCTCACTGGACAGTCTCCCGGTGCTTTCGATGACGATGATGCACTGGAAACATTCCCGGTAGAGGTGCGAGAGGATGGCGTTTATGTGGGCTTGCCTGTGGAAGACCCTCATACCAGAACAGTAAGCGATGTCATGGCTGAAACGATGGTGAACTGGGGAGTTACCCATGTTTTTGGCATGGTGGGCCATTCTAATCTTGGTTTGGCAGATGCTTTGCGGCGTCAAGAAGAGCAAGGGAATATTACCTTCTTTGGTATTCGTCATGAAGGGGCAGCGGCTTTTGCGGCAGCGGCCTATGGCAAATTAACGGGAAGACCTGCAGCTTGCCTGACGATCGCCGGGCCGGGAGCAACAAATCTTTTAACTGGGATGTGGGATGCCAAGGTGGATCGTTCACCGATCTTAGCTTTGACAGGACAAGTGAATTCTCAGGTATTGGGGACAGGCAATTTTCAGGAATGTGATCTGGGTGCAGCTTTTAGTGGGGTGGCAGCTTGGAGCCAAACAGTTTTAAGCCATAGCAAACATGCAGAGTTGATGACCCTTGCGGTAAAAAATGCACTTTTACAGCGTGATGTATCTCATTTGATTTTCCCTGATGAAGTTCAGGTACAAGCTGCTGTTGATGTGCCAGCTTCTAGTCCGACTGGGCGCATTACACCGTTACAGATTGCGCCACCACCTGATGCTCTACAAAAGGCGATCGCCCGTCTAAAGCAATCCCGTCGCCCAGTGATTATTGTGGGTCATGGATCTCGGTTTAATATGCCTGCCATTATCGAATTGGCTGAACTATTGGGAGCACCAATTCTTACGACCTTTAAAGCAAAAGGACAAATTAGCGATCGCCATCCTTTGGGCTGCGGTGTCTTAGGACGTAGTGGTACACCCATTGCCAGTTGGTTTATGAATGAGTCGGATTTGCTGTTGGTATTTGGTGCATCATTCTCTAATCACACCGGAATTTCTGCGAAAAAGCCAATTATTCAAGTAGATTTTGATCCTCTTGCCCTCGGTAAATTCCATCCGGTAGAAGTGCCAGTCTGGGGTGAGATCAGTATTGTCGTCGAACAATTAAAAACAGCTTTAACAGGGCAAGTAAATACCGAAAATCGGCGTGAGGAAATAGCAGATCGTTGGGCAATTTGGCGCGAGGAAAAAATTCGTCGAGAAGCAGATGATCGTGGCCAAGGTTTAGGTTCTGCTGCTATTTTTGCCGCGATGACCCGCCAAATTCCAGCTAATGCTGTGATTTCGGTGGATGTGGGCAACAACACCTATTCTTTTGGTCGTTACTTTGAATGTGAAGCCCAATCTGTTCTCATGTCAGGCTATCTCGGTTCTATTGGTTTTAGTTTCCCGGCGGCGATGGGGGCATGGGCGGCAGCTGGGCATGAACGGCCAATTGTCTCGGTATCCGGAGATGGTGGTTTTGGTCAATATTTGGCAGAATTTACCACTGCGGTGAAATATGACATGAATATCACTCATTTCTTGGTGAATAACTCGCAATTAGGGAAGATTAGTAAGGAGCAACGAGCTGGAGAATGGGACGTTTGGCAGACATCACTGCATAATCCTGATTTCTCGAAATATGCTGAAATTTGTGGAGGCCTGGGTATTCGGGTGACAAAAAAAGAGGAGCTTGATGATGCGATGCAACGAGCCTTGGAATATAAAGGGCCAGCTTTGGTTGAAATGATTGCGGATGCAGAGTTGATCTAG